In Candidatus Dormiibacterota bacterium, one DNA window encodes the following:
- the ligA gene encoding NAD-dependent DNA ligase LigA: protein MSKPQQTPQTLASHVPRGSRGPAGPEQARARALELRRLIERANRQYYELDQPEITDAEYDALFRELVELETQYPELITPDSPTQRVGGPPSDAFAKVTHRTPMLSLSNAFDRDEVREFDKRVSRALGDVKVEYVTELKIDGLAMSLLYEDGRYKIGATRGDGYVGEDVTPNVKTISSVPLSVTIPAEFPKAFEVRGEVYMPKRSFQRLNAELAAEGKPLFANPRNAAAGAVRQLDPRITARRRLDTFIYALDPPGGAESQEQILMRLAEMGFHVNENRRLHADIDAVIAFLDEWQEKRDGLDYEIDGIVIKVNDLGQQAELGFVSRSPRWALAFKFPPEQAQTVVEEIKVYVGRTGAITPVAWLTPVQIGGVTVSRATLHNEDEVARKDVRPGDQVIIQRAGDVIPEVVRVLKEKRAKSSRPWHMPKKCPECGTDLVREPGEAATRCINPTCPAQVLEHLRHFVGSLDIEGLGYATLQQLIDRKLVKDPADLYHLTKEQLLTLDGFADKSAQNLLDRIAAGKSTTLLRFLAALGIAHVGWTMAGLLGDHFGTLDRLRSASIEDLRAIGGVGPTVAEDVHQYFQRPESRRLLERLLAAGIQIKKPERREGPLTGKTFVLTGTLSSLTRGQAEERIKGLGGAIGPSVSKKTDYLVVGADPGSKLEKAQRLKIPILDEAAFLELLGNVS from the coding sequence GTGAGCAAGCCGCAGCAAACGCCTCAAACGCTGGCATCGCACGTTCCGCGCGGCTCGCGTGGGCCGGCGGGCCCGGAGCAGGCGCGGGCCCGCGCGCTGGAGCTGCGCAGACTCATCGAGCGCGCGAACCGGCAGTACTACGAGCTCGACCAGCCCGAGATCACTGATGCGGAGTACGACGCACTGTTCCGCGAGCTCGTCGAGTTGGAAACGCAGTACCCGGAACTGATCACGCCGGACTCACCCACGCAGCGGGTCGGAGGGCCGCCTTCGGACGCCTTTGCGAAGGTCACGCACCGGACGCCGATGCTCAGTCTTTCCAACGCGTTCGACCGCGATGAGGTGCGGGAGTTCGACAAGCGAGTTAGCCGAGCGCTAGGCGACGTCAAGGTCGAGTACGTCACCGAGCTGAAGATCGATGGGCTGGCGATGAGCCTGCTGTACGAGGACGGCCGCTACAAGATCGGGGCCACCCGCGGCGACGGCTACGTCGGCGAGGACGTGACGCCGAACGTCAAGACGATTTCCAGCGTTCCGCTTTCGGTGACGATCCCGGCCGAGTTTCCCAAGGCGTTCGAAGTTCGTGGCGAGGTGTACATGCCGAAGCGGAGCTTTCAACGGCTCAACGCCGAGCTGGCCGCTGAAGGCAAGCCCCTCTTCGCCAACCCACGCAATGCCGCCGCCGGAGCCGTCCGCCAGCTCGATCCGCGCATCACGGCCCGCCGCCGCCTCGACACCTTCATCTACGCGCTTGACCCGCCCGGCGGGGCCGAGAGCCAGGAGCAGATCTTGATGCGCCTCGCGGAGATGGGCTTCCACGTCAACGAGAACCGCCGGCTCCATGCCGATATCGACGCGGTGATCGCCTTTCTCGACGAGTGGCAGGAGAAACGAGACGGGCTCGATTACGAGATCGACGGGATCGTGATCAAGGTCAACGACCTCGGCCAGCAGGCGGAGCTCGGCTTCGTTTCGCGCAGCCCTCGTTGGGCCCTCGCTTTTAAGTTTCCGCCGGAGCAGGCGCAGACCGTCGTCGAGGAGATCAAGGTGTACGTCGGACGAACCGGCGCAATTACGCCGGTCGCCTGGTTGACGCCTGTCCAGATCGGAGGGGTCACGGTCAGCCGCGCGACCTTACACAACGAGGACGAGGTGGCGCGCAAAGACGTGCGGCCGGGCGACCAGGTCATCATCCAGCGCGCCGGCGACGTCATCCCCGAAGTCGTCCGCGTGCTGAAGGAGAAGCGCGCCAAGTCGAGCCGGCCGTGGCACATGCCGAAGAAATGCCCCGAATGCGGCACGGACCTAGTGCGCGAGCCCGGTGAGGCTGCCACGCGCTGTATCAATCCAACGTGCCCCGCCCAGGTCCTGGAACACCTACGGCACTTCGTCGGCTCGCTCGACATCGAGGGCCTGGGCTACGCCACCCTCCAGCAACTGATCGATCGGAAGCTGGTTAAGGACCCCGCCGACCTCTATCACCTGACGAAGGAGCAGTTGCTCACCCTCGACGGATTTGCCGACAAGTCGGCGCAAAACCTCCTCGACCGGATCGCCGCCGGCAAATCGACGACATTGCTCCGGTTTCTCGCTGCGCTCGGCATCGCCCATGTCGGCTGGACGATGGCCGGCTTGCTGGGCGACCACTTTGGAACCCTGGACCGCCTGCGGTCCGCCAGCATCGAGGACCTTCGGGCGATCGGCGGCGTCGGCCCGACCGTTGCGGAAGACGTCCACCAATACTTTCAGCGGCCCGAGTCTCGGCGGTTGCTCGAGCGGCTGCTCGCGGCGGGCATCCAAATCAAGAAACCCGAACGGCGCGAGGGCCCGCTCACCGGCAAGACCTTTGTCCTGACCGGCACGCTGAGCTCGTTGACCCGAGGGCAGGCTGAGGAGCGGATCAAGGGCCTGGGGGGAGCAATCGGGCCGAGCGTGTCGAAGAAGACCGACTACCTGGTCGTTGGCGCCGACCCCGGTTCGAAGCTGGAGAAGGCACAACGGCTCAAGATTCCCATCCTCGACGAGGCGGCCTTCCTCGAGCTCCTCGGGAACGTCTCCTGA
- the gatA gene encoding Asp-tRNA(Asn)/Glu-tRNA(Gln) amidotransferase subunit GatA: MTLFQRTIRELHQMLVDREISSVELTESVLGQIAAVGEKTKAYLVVTRDLALRQAKAADERLRAKRDVKPLTGIPIALKDVLCVQDVVSTAGSKILKGFSPPYSATVVERLEAEGAVFLGKTNCDEFAMGSSNENSGYWPVHNPWALDRVPGGSSGGSAAAVASGEAIGGLGSDTGGSIRQPAALTGIVGFKPTYGRVSRYGLIAFASSLDQIGPMTRDVADSAVLLQAIAGHDPRDSTSSTRPVPDYLATLRNGVKGKRLGVPKEYFVAGMEPAVEQAVRDAIRLLEQQGASIEEVSLPHSDVALPAYYVIAPAEASSNLARYDGVRYGYQAEGAKNLIEEYMLTRQQGFGPEVKRRIVLGTYALSSGYYDAYYLQAQKVRTLIIEDFKAAFQKVDALLGATSPTVAFPLGAKTQDPVAMYLNDIITIPANLGNVCGISVPCGLADGLPIGLQVIAPGFREEVALQVAYAFEAASDFRKLQSPLMRSAA; this comes from the coding sequence ATGACGCTCTTTCAGCGAACGATCCGCGAGCTGCACCAGATGCTGGTCGACCGAGAGATCTCGTCGGTCGAGCTGACCGAGTCGGTGCTCGGCCAGATCGCGGCAGTCGGCGAGAAGACGAAGGCCTACCTGGTCGTCACCCGCGACCTGGCGCTTCGCCAGGCGAAGGCGGCCGACGAGCGGCTACGCGCCAAACGCGATGTGAAGCCGCTCACCGGGATCCCGATCGCGCTGAAGGACGTCCTCTGCGTACAGGACGTCGTTTCCACCGCAGGGTCCAAGATCCTCAAAGGATTTTCGCCGCCCTACAGCGCGACCGTGGTCGAGCGTCTCGAGGCCGAAGGGGCCGTCTTTTTGGGCAAGACGAACTGCGACGAGTTCGCGATGGGCTCCTCGAACGAGAACTCGGGCTATTGGCCGGTGCACAATCCCTGGGCGCTCGACCGGGTCCCGGGCGGTTCGAGCGGCGGGTCGGCCGCGGCGGTCGCGTCCGGCGAAGCCATCGGGGGGCTCGGCAGCGACACCGGCGGCTCCATCCGGCAGCCGGCGGCGCTGACCGGCATCGTCGGCTTTAAGCCGACGTACGGGCGCGTCAGCCGCTACGGACTGATCGCGTTTGCCTCATCGCTCGATCAGATCGGCCCGATGACGCGCGACGTCGCCGACAGCGCCGTCCTGCTGCAGGCGATCGCTGGGCACGATCCTCGCGACTCCACCAGCTCGACGCGCCCGGTGCCCGATTACCTGGCGACCCTGCGCAATGGCGTCAAGGGCAAGCGCCTGGGGGTGCCGAAGGAATACTTCGTCGCCGGGATGGAGCCGGCGGTCGAGCAGGCGGTCCGCGACGCGATACGCCTCCTCGAGCAGCAGGGGGCGTCGATCGAGGAAGTCAGCCTGCCCCATAGCGACGTCGCCCTGCCCGCCTACTACGTCATCGCGCCGGCCGAGGCCAGCTCCAATCTTGCGCGCTACGACGGGGTCCGATACGGCTACCAGGCGGAAGGCGCGAAAAATCTGATCGAGGAGTACATGCTCACGCGTCAGCAGGGTTTCGGCCCCGAGGTCAAGCGCCGGATCGTGCTCGGCACCTACGCACTCAGCTCCGGCTACTACGACGCCTACTACCTGCAGGCCCAAAAGGTCCGCACCCTGATCATCGAGGACTTCAAAGCCGCCTTCCAGAAAGTCGACGCGCTGCTGGGGGCCACTTCCCCGACCGTCGCTTTCCCTCTGGGAGCGAAGACGCAGGATCCGGTGGCGATGTACCTCAACGACATCATTACGATCCCGGCGAACCTGGGAAACGTCTGCGGCATCTCGGTGCCGTGCGGCCTTGCCGACGGCCTGCCGATCGGCCTGCAGGTGATCGCGCCCGGATTCCGGGAAGAGGTCGCGCTGCAGGTCGCCTATGCCTTCGAGGCGGCGTCCGACTTCCGCAAGCTGCAGTCTCCACTGATGCGGTCGGCGGCCTGA
- a CDS encoding class I SAM-dependent RNA methyltransferase, whose product MQLTVGELAHGGAAVARIDGRVVFVEGAIPGETVEAEVTHRRKDFWRAQATAVLDPAAARVEPPCPYFKAGCGGCQLQYLAYPEQLAQKRQVLHRQLERAHLEFPIDRIDVLGMDDPWRYRLRGEFHVLRRGGAVSLGFYRKHTYQTLPIDACLIHAEAIERALPAFARAAEDPAAARVTALQFTWAPGTSDLLWAPYPPGTADPGFGTRAAGWIPELNLNDDSIGMDDAGRHFRVRPEAFVQVNARQRDVLYERAVAFAQLSGREQVVDAYAGIGMLTARLAGDAANVIAVEESPYAVRLGELNMQLNACGNVRYRRGRVEDIVSQVDEAVDVVVLDPPRAGCAEAAVEAMANLRAERIVYISCDPSTLARDVNRFCAAGRYTLVEVAFVDMFPQTFHIEAVVKLERNA is encoded by the coding sequence GTGCAACTGACGGTTGGCGAGCTCGCCCACGGCGGGGCGGCGGTGGCGCGCATCGATGGCCGCGTCGTGTTCGTCGAAGGGGCCATCCCCGGCGAGACGGTCGAGGCCGAGGTCACGCATCGGCGCAAGGACTTCTGGCGCGCCCAGGCCACCGCGGTGCTGGACCCCGCAGCCGCGCGCGTCGAGCCACCCTGTCCGTACTTCAAGGCGGGATGCGGCGGGTGTCAGCTGCAGTACCTCGCCTATCCTGAGCAGCTCGCCCAGAAACGCCAGGTGCTGCATCGCCAGCTCGAGCGTGCCCACCTGGAATTTCCGATCGATCGCATCGACGTCCTGGGGATGGATGATCCCTGGCGCTACCGGCTCCGCGGCGAGTTCCACGTCCTGCGTCGCGGCGGAGCGGTCAGCCTTGGCTTCTACCGCAAGCACACGTACCAGACGCTGCCGATCGACGCCTGCCTGATCCACGCCGAAGCGATCGAGCGGGCGCTCCCAGCATTCGCGCGTGCCGCGGAGGATCCGGCGGCGGCTCGGGTCACGGCCCTGCAGTTCACCTGGGCGCCCGGCACGAGCGATCTCCTCTGGGCGCCCTATCCACCGGGTACGGCCGATCCTGGATTCGGCACCCGGGCCGCGGGTTGGATTCCGGAGTTGAATCTCAACGACGATTCCATCGGCATGGACGATGCCGGCCGGCACTTTCGCGTGCGTCCTGAGGCGTTCGTCCAGGTCAACGCGCGGCAGCGCGACGTGCTCTACGAGCGCGCGGTCGCGTTTGCGCAGCTCAGTGGTCGCGAGCAGGTCGTCGACGCGTATGCAGGGATCGGGATGCTCACGGCTCGTCTCGCCGGTGATGCCGCGAATGTCATCGCGGTAGAAGAGAGTCCCTACGCAGTCCGGCTCGGTGAGCTCAACATGCAGCTCAACGCCTGTGGCAATGTCCGCTACCGCCGCGGCCGGGTGGAGGATATCGTGAGCCAGGTCGATGAGGCCGTCGACGTCGTGGTCCTCGATCCGCCACGCGCCGGTTGTGCCGAGGCCGCCGTCGAGGCGATGGCGAACTTGCGGGCCGAACGGATTGTCTACATCTCGTGTGATCCGTCGACGCTGGCGCGAGATGTCAATCGTTTTTGTGCCGCCGGACGCTATACCCTAGTGGAGGTGGCTTTCGTCGACATGTTTCCCCAGACCTTCCACATCGAGGCGGTCGTCAAGCTCGAACGGAACGCATGA
- the gatB gene encoding Asp-tRNA(Asn)/Glu-tRNA(Gln) amidotransferase subunit GatB encodes MAVATRYEVVVGLEVHAQVLTQSKMFCGCSTDYLTTPPNANTCPVCLGLPGSLPVINRRAVEATIRTALALNCEIPEFSKFDRKNYFYPDLPKGYQISQYDLPFSRNGHLDFDVKGEARRCGITRVHLEEDTGKLQHAGAIEESQSSLVDFNRAGVPLMEIVSEPDLRSADEAREYVMRLRAILQYIGVNNGDMESGQLRCDANVSLRPVGQAEFGTKVEVKNMNSFRAIHRAIEYEIGRQTEVLDTGGRLVQETRGWNDARGLTVSQRTKEFAEDYRYFPEPDLPPLEVSREWVAEIRSSLPELPAARRERFITAYGLTPYDASLLTSSKPMAAYFEETVRLGAPAKAVANWILSDFSRLLNADHKEIEEASVKPTHLQQLIELIDSGVISGKMAKETFEVMYRAPDPAPALTALKGSSQISGDAELEAIAEQVIAENAKSVADFKAGKQQALKFLIGQGMKISKGRANPQRLEASLREKIK; translated from the coding sequence ATGGCCGTAGCCACCCGATACGAAGTCGTCGTCGGCCTGGAGGTACACGCCCAGGTTCTGACCCAGAGCAAGATGTTTTGCGGCTGCTCGACCGACTACCTGACCACGCCGCCCAACGCGAACACCTGCCCGGTCTGCCTCGGGCTCCCCGGATCGCTCCCGGTGATCAACCGACGCGCGGTCGAGGCGACGATCCGCACCGCGCTCGCCTTGAACTGCGAGATTCCCGAATTTTCCAAGTTCGATCGCAAGAACTACTTCTATCCAGACCTGCCCAAGGGCTACCAGATCTCGCAATATGACCTGCCGTTCAGCCGCAACGGTCACCTCGACTTCGACGTGAAAGGCGAGGCGCGGCGCTGCGGCATCACCCGCGTCCACCTCGAGGAGGACACCGGCAAGCTGCAGCATGCCGGCGCGATTGAGGAGTCCCAGTCTTCGCTCGTCGACTTCAACCGCGCCGGGGTGCCCTTGATGGAGATCGTCTCGGAGCCCGATCTGCGCAGCGCCGACGAGGCGCGCGAGTACGTCATGCGCTTGCGCGCGATCCTGCAGTACATCGGGGTTAACAACGGCGACATGGAGTCAGGACAACTTCGCTGCGACGCGAACGTGTCGCTGCGGCCGGTCGGCCAGGCGGAGTTCGGTACCAAAGTCGAGGTCAAGAACATGAACTCCTTTCGGGCGATTCACCGCGCGATCGAGTACGAGATCGGTCGGCAAACCGAGGTGCTCGACACGGGGGGCCGCCTGGTCCAGGAGACGCGCGGCTGGAACGATGCCCGGGGACTGACGGTGTCGCAGCGCACCAAGGAGTTCGCCGAAGACTATCGGTACTTTCCAGAGCCGGACCTGCCGCCGCTCGAAGTCAGCCGCGAGTGGGTGGCGGAGATCCGGTCGAGCCTCCCCGAGCTGCCGGCGGCACGCCGGGAACGGTTCATCACCGCCTACGGCCTGACTCCCTACGATGCCTCGTTGCTGACCTCGTCGAAGCCGATGGCTGCCTACTTCGAGGAAACCGTCCGGCTGGGTGCTCCCGCGAAGGCGGTGGCGAACTGGATCCTCAGCGACTTCAGCCGGCTGCTCAATGCCGACCACAAAGAGATCGAGGAGGCGTCGGTCAAGCCCACCCATCTGCAGCAATTGATCGAGCTGATCGACTCGGGCGTCATCAGCGGCAAGATGGCGAAGGAGACCTTCGAGGTGATGTACCGCGCGCCCGACCCAGCGCCGGCGCTGACGGCATTGAAGGGCTCGAGCCAGATCAGCGGCGACGCCGAGCTGGAGGCCATCGCCGAGCAGGTCATCGCCGAAAATGCCAAGTCCGTCGCGGACTTCAAGGCGGGCAAGCAACAGGCCCTGAAGTTCCTCATCGGCCAGGGGATGAAGATCTCCAAAGGCCGGGCCAACCCGCAGCGGCTCGAGGCCTCGCTCCGAGAGAAGATCAAATAG
- the gatC gene encoding Asp-tRNA(Asn)/Glu-tRNA(Gln) amidotransferase subunit GatC: MPEPESELSSREVEHVARLARLGITPEEVVRYRDQLRHILTAIDALKRADTSKVPATAHPLEERNVMREDVREPSLPAEAALKNAPSREGPYFKVKAIQE; the protein is encoded by the coding sequence TTGCCCGAACCCGAGTCTGAGCTTTCGTCCCGCGAGGTCGAGCACGTTGCCCGCCTGGCGCGACTGGGGATCACACCAGAAGAAGTCGTCCGCTACCGGGATCAGCTGCGCCACATCCTGACCGCGATCGACGCCCTGAAACGGGCCGATACCTCGAAGGTGCCGGCGACCGCGCACCCGCTCGAAGAGCGGAACGTGATGCGGGAGGACGTAAGGGAACCCTCGCTCCCGGCCGAGGCGGCGCTGAAAAATGCTCCCAGCCGCGAAGGCCCGTACTTTAAGGTCAAGGCGATCCAGGAATGA
- a CDS encoding EAL domain-containing protein: MSIPPVLAVPGGRAVGRLKKIGARGLVALLAATIIMVVSVLGALLPDATLPLTWYVPVLDSAMVVMLAVVLLLSSTDVVIRRHGRSLPLAFVSIVLGVLWLQHMLTFPGVAPFMMPFVTNQTAPVLFHVAHIGTPVLFAWILFHRAGPLAEPRRSLVRAVALALGVSLAAVAVTAGLAPILPPLIVDGRFTGFNTLLQGGPFLAIAFVALAYRRARGPDRRIATSVIAGLIFVCIETMVFMFMQARYDGFWYVGHALTVLPCAALLVGTVGLYNAARQDAEVQLRVVEQLKVSQQRLQVIIDTSPSAVITADESGLITGWNRKAEQIFGWSHDEAMGRTMTGTIIARRYREAHQRGLARFIETGDGRLVGKTVELAGLHRDGHEFPVEISVAATSRSGANVAFVAFVSDVSQRRMAERLRGVQFAVTRPLANAATWAEAAPQVLQGICETLGWTVGEFWAVDREANVLRLEFGWYRPTKDVAAFEAASRELTFARGAGLVGRVWATGRATSIEDVAGDRVSPRTSAALSAGLHAKFAFAVTNGRKVTGVIALFSNERHSLDRPTIRVMADIGSQIGHFIERRRAEEELRRSGDRIRAILDNVADGIITIDERLVIRSYNPAAERLFGYAPEEVIGKEFARLIADACRGEIKPQLRAYLRPHKREVMMGRHETSGLRKDGIAFPMEFNVGRLGPQRLVIGSLRDFSERKAETEALQYRALHDPLTGLPNRTFLRERLEETIRAGEREMKPCAVLLMDLDGFKSVNDSLGHEAGDRLLQQVGQRMRGVLRRADTIARYGGDEFAVVPWGATDVTRAVLIAEKILQAVDNPFTIDDQPITVPMSIGIAIFPQHADDADALTRRADVAMYAAKRARSGFSVYSADQEGGENGGRVPLIGKLRYAIDQFELVLHYQPIVSATDGLPIKVEALVRWGHPSHGLLPPDDFIPSAEQTNLIKPLTAWVLNEALGQVNAWSRAGIDIGVAVNLSARNLLDEELPDAVAELLRTWQVAPEMLSLEITERSIIASTEAEETLQRLHAMGVGISVDDFGTGYSSLTYLKRLPVQEIKIDKSFVLDMATNGDGAAIVRSTIDLGHNLGMKVVAEGVEDEETEALLREYGCDFIQGFHIARPAAAGLLGPWLRARAALNGALSA, from the coding sequence ATGTCGATCCCGCCCGTCCTGGCGGTGCCCGGCGGTCGCGCCGTCGGTCGCCTAAAGAAGATCGGCGCCCGTGGTCTGGTCGCCTTGCTGGCGGCCACCATCATCATGGTGGTTTCGGTCCTCGGAGCCCTCTTGCCCGATGCCACCCTGCCCCTCACCTGGTACGTGCCGGTGCTCGACAGCGCCATGGTGGTCATGCTCGCCGTCGTCCTCCTTCTCTCGTCGACCGACGTGGTGATCCGCCGCCATGGCCGGTCGCTTCCCCTGGCGTTCGTCAGCATCGTGCTCGGCGTGTTGTGGCTGCAGCACATGCTGACCTTCCCGGGTGTCGCTCCGTTCATGATGCCGTTCGTGACCAACCAGACAGCGCCCGTCCTCTTTCACGTCGCGCACATCGGCACACCGGTGCTCTTCGCCTGGATCCTCTTCCACCGGGCCGGTCCGCTGGCCGAACCGCGGCGGTCATTGGTCAGGGCCGTTGCCCTGGCGTTGGGTGTGAGTCTCGCGGCCGTCGCCGTCACAGCCGGTCTCGCTCCCATCCTGCCTCCGCTGATCGTCGACGGCCGCTTCACCGGATTCAACACCCTGCTTCAGGGCGGCCCGTTTCTCGCCATCGCCTTTGTCGCCCTCGCTTATCGCCGCGCGCGTGGCCCGGACCGCCGCATCGCGACGAGTGTGATCGCCGGTTTGATCTTCGTCTGCATCGAGACCATGGTCTTCATGTTCATGCAGGCTCGGTACGACGGATTCTGGTACGTCGGGCATGCCTTGACGGTGCTTCCCTGCGCCGCCCTCCTGGTGGGCACGGTCGGTCTCTATAACGCCGCCCGCCAGGACGCCGAGGTCCAACTGCGGGTCGTGGAACAGCTCAAGGTGTCGCAGCAACGGCTTCAGGTCATCATCGACACGTCACCAAGTGCCGTGATCACGGCGGACGAAAGCGGCCTCATCACCGGCTGGAACCGGAAGGCGGAACAGATCTTCGGGTGGTCGCACGATGAAGCCATGGGACGGACCATGACGGGCACGATCATTGCGCGTCGTTATCGGGAGGCCCACCAGCGGGGGCTGGCACGGTTCATTGAAACCGGCGACGGCCGGCTGGTCGGCAAGACGGTCGAGCTGGCGGGGCTGCACCGGGACGGCCATGAATTTCCCGTCGAGATCTCGGTCGCGGCGACGTCGCGTTCCGGCGCGAACGTGGCCTTCGTTGCGTTCGTCAGCGATGTCAGCCAGCGACGCATGGCCGAGCGCCTGCGCGGCGTGCAGTTTGCCGTCACCCGGCCGCTGGCCAACGCCGCAACCTGGGCGGAGGCGGCACCCCAAGTTCTGCAGGGCATCTGCGAGACGCTGGGCTGGACGGTCGGCGAGTTCTGGGCGGTGGATCGGGAGGCGAATGTCCTGCGCTTGGAGTTTGGGTGGTACCGGCCGACCAAGGATGTCGCGGCGTTCGAAGCCGCCAGCCGCGAGTTAACGTTCGCCCGCGGGGCCGGACTGGTCGGTCGAGTGTGGGCGACCGGCCGTGCCACGTCGATCGAGGATGTCGCCGGCGACCGCGTTTCGCCGCGCACTTCGGCGGCGCTGAGCGCCGGGCTGCACGCCAAGTTCGCCTTTGCGGTCACGAATGGGCGGAAGGTCACCGGCGTCATTGCCCTCTTCAGCAACGAGCGGCACTCACTGGACCGCCCTACCATCCGGGTGATGGCCGACATCGGCAGCCAGATCGGCCACTTCATCGAGCGGCGTCGGGCCGAGGAGGAATTGCGACGCAGCGGCGACCGGATCCGCGCGATTCTAGACAACGTTGCCGACGGCATCATCACCATCGACGAGCGCCTGGTCATCCGCTCCTATAACCCGGCGGCGGAGCGGCTCTTTGGCTACGCCCCGGAAGAGGTGATCGGAAAGGAGTTCGCGCGTCTGATCGCCGATGCGTGCCGCGGAGAAATCAAGCCGCAGCTTCGCGCCTACTTGCGCCCGCACAAGCGCGAGGTGATGATGGGCCGCCACGAGACGTCGGGCCTCCGGAAGGATGGCATCGCTTTCCCAATGGAGTTCAACGTCGGCCGGCTCGGCCCGCAGCGGTTGGTGATCGGGAGCCTGCGCGACTTCTCGGAGCGCAAGGCGGAGACGGAGGCGCTGCAGTACCGCGCGCTGCACGATCCCTTGACGGGCCTGCCTAATCGGACGTTTCTCCGCGAGCGGCTCGAGGAGACGATTCGCGCCGGTGAGCGTGAGATGAAACCGTGTGCGGTCTTGCTGATGGACCTTGATGGGTTTAAGAGCGTGAACGACAGCCTCGGACACGAGGCAGGCGACCGGCTGCTGCAGCAGGTTGGTCAGCGGATGCGTGGCGTGCTCCGCAGGGCGGACACCATCGCCCGCTATGGTGGCGACGAGTTTGCTGTCGTGCCGTGGGGCGCGACCGATGTTACCCGTGCGGTACTGATCGCGGAAAAGATCCTGCAGGCGGTCGACAACCCCTTTACCATCGACGACCAGCCCATCACCGTCCCTATGAGCATCGGGATTGCAATCTTCCCGCAGCACGCCGACGATGCCGACGCCCTGACGCGCCGGGCGGATGTCGCGATGTACGCGGCCAAGCGCGCCCGGAGCGGTTTCAGCGTTTACTCGGCCGACCAGGAGGGCGGTGAAAACGGCGGACGCGTGCCGCTGATTGGCAAGCTGCGCTACGCCATCGACCAGTTCGAGCTCGTGCTTCACTACCAGCCCATCGTGTCAGCGACGGACGGGCTTCCCATCAAGGTGGAGGCGCTGGTTCGCTGGGGCCATCCCAGCCACGGGTTGCTGCCACCCGATGACTTCATCCCCTCCGCGGAGCAGACCAACCTGATCAAGCCGCTGACCGCGTGGGTGCTCAACGAGGCCCTGGGCCAGGTTAATGCCTGGTCGAGAGCGGGCATCGACATCGGGGTGGCCGTGAATCTCTCGGCCCGAAACCTGCTCGACGAGGAGCTTCCCGATGCCGTGGCAGAATTGCTACGCACGTGGCAGGTGGCTCCCGAGATGCTCAGCCTCGAAATCACCGAGCGGTCGATCATCGCATCGACTGAGGCGGAGGAAACGCTGCAGCGACTGCACGCCATGGGCGTCGGGATCTCGGTCGATGACTTCGGCACCGGCTACTCGTCGCTGACCTACCTCAAGCGCCTGCCGGTACAGGAGATCAAAATCGACAAGTCCTTCGTCCTGGACATGGCGACAAACGGGGACGGCGCCGCCATCGTGCGCTCGACGATCGATCTCGGGCACAACCTGGGGATGAAAGTCGTGGCGGAGGGCGTCGAGGATGAGGAGACCGAGGCGCTGCTGCGCGAGTACGGCTGTGACTTCATCCAGGGCTTCCACATCGCCCGCCCAGCCGCGGCCGGCCTTCTTGGGCCGTGGCTACGGGCGCGTGCTGCCCTGAACGGCGCGCTCAGCGCCTAG